In Mammaliicoccus sp. Marseille-Q6498, the genomic stretch ATCACTATCTCATTGAAATAGGTCATGTTGATAACGCTAAAAATATTTTAGAATCTGCACGTAAACTAGATCCTGAAAATCCATATTGGGATCAAGAATACGAAAGATTACAATAAGTAGGTTAATCAATGAATCATACTTTGCTAAATTATGAAAAACAACGTTTCATTGAATACATCCTATATCAATATGATTTTAAAAATCCTGAAAGTGTATGGATATTAAATTTACTAAAAAGCAGTCCTAAATATTTATCAAATCTATCATTTGTAAAAGAACTAAACGATAAACGCGTACTATCAATCAGTACAACTTATTCAAACCAATTACCTTTACTTTATTGTAAAGATTACTTTTGTCTAGATAACGGACGCCAAATTTTCCATGACATAAGACTAGATAATTCACATTTAAACGTCTTGTTATACTTAAATAAAAAAGACGATAGACTAAATAGAATTTTATTACTGCAAATGATAATTGAACATTTCGGAGATGACGAACATATCCGTTTAATCAATAAACAAAGTAGTAATACGAGTTTACAACATTGGAAAAATTGGTTAACAAACGAAATAGATTATGCTTTAGATCATAACGATCAAGAAAACTTTTTAAAAATGACTAAAATTATGCAATTCATTAATGAATTGGAGGAACACTAATTATGTTATTTAATCATATGGATTTAAAAGAATTAAAAAACAACCTAGAATATATTGATACTGCTATTATTCCGATCGCAAATATTGATATGAACAATCAGTTATTAACTTCATGTGATCAGAGTGAAACTGTACAATTAGTTGGCATGTTAAGTGAAAAACAATTCAAAGGCAGACTTTTACTCACGCCAACTTTTTTTACAAACGATCATCATTATGAGCATGTAAAATCATTTATTCAAAATTTAAAAGATTACGGTTTACACAATATTATTTTGCTATCAAGTGATAAATTAGATATTGACGAACATAGCGAAGTATATACTGTTAACACGATACCAATGAGTAACTTAGATGACGAAATGAAAAGAACACTCATAGAAGACGAAGTAAAAACATTTATGAAATTCATAATTAAGACATGGAATAAAAATTAATAAACAAAAGACCAACATAATCACTGAAGAAGTGAGAATGTTGGTTTTTTTATTTGATGAAATACTTTAAGAGACTTTTTTTGTGAATTTT encodes the following:
- a CDS encoding YpiB family protein, translating into MNHTLLNYEKQRFIEYILYQYDFKNPESVWILNLLKSSPKYLSNLSFVKELNDKRVLSISTTYSNQLPLLYCKDYFCLDNGRQIFHDIRLDNSHLNVLLYLNKKDDRLNRILLLQMIIEHFGDDEHIRLINKQSSNTSLQHWKNWLTNEIDYALDHNDQENFLKMTKIMQFINELEEH
- a CDS encoding YpiF family protein, which encodes MLFNHMDLKELKNNLEYIDTAIIPIANIDMNNQLLTSCDQSETVQLVGMLSEKQFKGRLLLTPTFFTNDHHYEHVKSFIQNLKDYGLHNIILLSSDKLDIDEHSEVYTVNTIPMSNLDDEMKRTLIEDEVKTFMKFIIKTWNKN